The DNA sequence CGCCAGCGCAGCAGATGGATGGAATCCGAGAGCAGCTGCTGGAAGTCCTTGTCGCTGGTCACCAGGACCACCTGGGCCCCTTGGGTCTCGAAGCGACGTGCCAGGGTGCCCAGGACATCGTCGGCTTCGACGCCGGGAATCTGCAGCCGCGGCAAGCGGAAGGCATCGAGCATCTCGTGCAAGCGCGGCAGCTGGGCCCGCATGGAGTCGGGCATGGCGGGTCTCCCCGCCTTGTATTCCGTATCCAGGAGATGGCGGAAGGTGGGTCCCGGGGCGTCGAAGACGATGCAAGCGCGCTCCGGAGTCTTGCGTTCCAGGAGCTTGAGCAAGGTGTTGACGAAAGCGAAGGTGAGACTCGTCTCCTCGCCGCGGGAAGTGCGCAGCGGGTGGCGCACGAAGGCATAGTACGAGCGATAGGCGAGACCGGTGCCGTCGAGAAGCAGCACCTTCATGGGCGCTCCTCACCCCGCCAGCCGTAGAGACGGTGCTTCTCGATGTAGCGCCGCACCGGCTCCGGTACCTGGTAGCGGATGCTGCGCTGCCGGCGCAACGAGGAGCGCAGCGCCGAGCTCGAGGTGGAGCACAGCGCCACCTCGTGGTAGGGCAGGCCGAGGGACCGGGCCCGCCGCCGCGCTGCCGCTGCGCCGGGGCGGGCGAAGACCAGCAGGCGCGCTTCCTGGAGCAGGTCGCGCCAGTCACGCCAGGTGTGCAGCTCGAGCAAGGCGTCGCCGCCCAAGAGAAGGAAGGGTCGCTGCCGCTGCCGCTGCCGCCGCCGCCAGAGGCGCACCGTGTCGATGGTGAAGGAAGGACCGCCGCGACGGAGTTCCATGGTGCTCAAGCGGAAAGCGGGATTGCCGCGCACGGCGAGGCGCAGCATGGCGAGGCGCGCCGCCGGGCTGCCGCGGCTGCGCGGTTTGAGCGGTGACCGCCAGGCGGGGATGAAGACGACGCGATCCAACCTTTCCCGCTGGCGCAGGAACTCCGCCACCAGCAGGTGTCCCTGGTGCACTGGATCGAAGCTGCCTCCGAAGAGGGCGACGCGCATGGCGCTACCTGGGCGTTGGCGGGGCGGTGTCCGCGGTTGGCCGCGGCCGCGTGCGCCGGGCCTGTTCGGCAGCGCGGTGGGTGGGAAAATCGGCGAGCAGGCGCTGGTAAGTCGCTTCCGCCTCTGCGGCTTGGCCCAGCTTTTCCTGGCAGCGCGCTTTCCAGAGCAAGGCGTCCGGCACCCAGCGGCTGGTCGGATACTGCGTCAGCACCTCGTCGAACCAGATGAGACCCGCCTCGTAGCGCTTCATGTTCGTCCAGGTCTTGCCCAGCTCGTACTCCTTTTCCGCCAGCTGATTGGCGATATCGGCGAGTCGCTCCGACGCCTCCTTCCCCTGCGGCGACTCGGGGTAGCGGATCAAGAAATCGTTCAGGCAATCCCGTGCCCGCAGCGCGAAGGTGGCATCGAGCTGGGGCTTGCGCATCTGGGAGAAGTAGCAGAAGCACTCCTGATAGGCCGCGTCGTCACGCAGCTCGCTGCGCGGGAACTCCCGCACTAGGATGGAATACTCCACCGCCGCCTCGGCGTACGAGCGGCTCTTGAACTGCGCCTGACCGAGGAGGAATTGCGCCGAATCGGCGAGCGCGTGCCCGGGGTGTGCGTCCAGGAAGCGCTTCAAGTGGGTTTGCGCCTCCAGATACTGTTTCGCTTCCAGTGCCACCCGGCCGACCTCGAACTCGTAACGCTCCGAGGTCTTGCCCACCGGGATCGGGGGCAAGCCACAGGCGCTCGGGAGACAGAGGGCCGCGCCGCAGGCCAGAGCAAGCAGGAGACGCAGGCGCATGCGCCACCGCGCCTTCACCGTGCTCCCCAGGAGAGGTCGTCGTCGCCGCCGGCGACCCAGCGCGCCGCCGGCCGGCTCTCTTCCAGGGCGTCCAGGAGCGCGCGCGCTTGTGCCGCTGCCGAGCCGTCGCGGACGAGCTTCCAGGCCGCGCGGGCCGCTTCCGTATCGCCCTGTGCCGACGCCAGCCGCCCTTGGAGCAAGCGGGCTTCGTCGAGCTCGGGGCGGGCGCGCAGCACCAGCTCCAGCTGTTCTCCGGCGGCGGCGAACTGGCCGCGCTCGAAGAGCAAGCGCGCCAAGCGCAAACGCCAATCGCCGTATCCCGGGCAGAGGCGGAGCGCGCGCCGCATTTCTTCCTCCGCTTCGTCCAGCAGGCCGTAGCTCTTGTAGCGCTCGGCCAGCGCCGCGTGGCGCTGGGCCAGATCGTCCAGTGCTGCTTCTGGCAAGTGGCCACCGCTCTTGTGCACCAGCCGGTCGAAGGCGCGCAGATGTTCCCGGGCGACCTGATAGGCGCCGCGCTCGAAGAGAAGGATGGCGAGGTTCAGATGCGCCTCGGCGTAGTCCGGGTGCAGCTCCAGCGCGCGCTGCAGGTGCGACTCGGCGCGCAGCGGCTCACCGGCGAGCGACAGCGCCAGTGCCAGCTGATGCTGCACGTCCGGCCACTCCGGCCGATGGTAGGCCGCCTGTTGCAGGAGACGCACCGCGTCGGCGAAACGGCCGAGGCCGATGAGGTGGCGACCTTGCGCCAGCGCCTGCTGTGGGTCCAATGCCGTCCCTTTCTTGCCGCCCGCGCCTTACGTCTCGCCTCAGTTGGAGGTGTCCTGGTTGGCGAAGAAGAGCACAATCAGGCCGACGACGATGCCCGTCACCACCACGGGCTCGACGAGCTTGTTCCAGCCCTGCGGGGGCAACGTCGCTTTCAGGTAATCGGAGCTGCCTTTCTCCTCCACCGACGGCAGATCCTCTTGTGCGATCTCGTCCACCACCTTGGCCTCTGCTTGCTCGCCCCAGAGGATGCCGCCCGTGTCTTGATCCAGGAGGCGGGCGAAGATTCGAGCCCGGGCCTCGCGCGCCACGCGCTTCTCCCCCAGCCACGCATGGCGCCAGCTACGAGTGTAGGTGATCCCTAGATCCACGACCTCGAACTCGAGCACCGGCCCGGTGGAATCGGGCAGCGCGCGCACCTGGAATCCGGCCACGGCAAGCTCGGCCGTGAGGGTGTTTTCCACCATGAAGGAGCCGTCGTGGCTCCCGACGCTGTGCACTGCCAGCATGCTGCCACGCTGCGACTCCGGCAGCTTGCCGCTCAGGTCACGGCAGGCGGAGCGCGCCGCATCGCGCACCAGGTCGAAGTTGGTGACCGGCCCTTCCTGGGCGGAGAGTGTCCCGAAACCGGCGATGACGGCGCCACCGAGCCACACCCGCAGCATCGCGGTCCGCATCCGTCGCAAGGACTCTCCTCCTCGGTCGAGCCCTCGCGGGGGCACGGCCACCTCAAGTTAAGGTGCAGGGGTCGGGCCAAGTCAAGGAGAAGAGCCCGGGACCAGCGCGGCAACAACGCACGGACAAAGCACTTCAGACGCTGACCGCGGAGTGCGGCAAGACCCGCCCGCGCAGGTCGTGCACGTCGGCGTCGAGGATCTCGACGTCGACGAATCGACCCGGTTGGAGGTCGGGACCACCCTCCAGGAACACGAGACCATCGATGTCCAGCGCTTCTCCCTCGCTGCGCCCGATGGCCACGGCACCGCGGGCGAACGGCGAGGTTTCCTCTGCATTCTTCTCGAGTCGTGCGTCCACCAGCACTCGCGCCCGCGTCCCCACCCGGGCCCGGGCGCGTTGCGCCGCCAGGTGCATTTGCAATTCCGTCAAAGCTTGCAGCCGCTCGGACACGGTGCTGGCGCGCGGCCTCCCGGCCAACCCGTAGGCCGGGGTGCCGGGCTCGCGGGAGTAGGTGAAGATGCCCAGCCGATCGAACTGGATTTCCTCGAGGAAGCGCACGAGAGCGAGGAAATCGCTCTCCCCTTCCCCGGGAAAGCCGACGATCACGGAGGTGCGCAGTGTCAGGCCCGGGATGCGCTGGCGGAGCTCCAGGAACTGGCGGCGCAACGAGGTCGCCGTGTAGGGCCGGTGCATGGCCCGGAGCAGGCGCGTCGAGGCGTGCTGCACCGGCATATCCAGATAGCGCGTCATCTTCGGGAGTTGGAATAGCCCCTGGGACAGGCGCGGCGTGAGATGGCTCGGGTGCGCGTACAGCAGACGCAACCATTCGATGCCGTCGATCCCGTGCAGCGCGGTCACCAGATCGAGGAGATCGGGCCGTCCGGGCAGATCGAAACCGTAGTGGGTGAGATCTTGGGCGACCAAATGCAGCTCGCGGACGCCGCGCGCGGCGAGGCCCTCCGCCTCCGCCACCAGCGCTTCGAGGCTGCGGCTGCGCTGGGTGCCGCGCATGAGCGGGATGGAGCAGAAGCTGCACTTGTTGCTGCAGCCTTCGGAGATCTTGAGATAGGCGGTGTGCGCCGGTGTCAACAACACCCGGCTGCCGAAGCCGGCGAAGGCGCCGCTCGGTGCCCGTCGGCTCCCCGAGCGATCCGCGGCGGCGCGGAGTTGCGGCGCCGGCTGCCGCGCCAGCACCGCCTCCAGGCTGGCGCACAGCGTGCCCTGCGCTCCCGCCGGCAGCCAGACATCCACCTCTGGCAGCGCTGCCGCCAGCTCGGCCGGCGCCCGCGACACCAGGCAACCAAGGACGCCGAGGACGCGGGCCCGCCCATAGGACTTCTGTGCCGCCAGCTCCAGGATGCGCTGGATGGATTCCTCCCGGGCGGCCTCGAGGAAGCCGCAGGTGTTGACCAGGAGGATCTCCGCCGCGGCGGGATCTTCCACCGGGGCGGCGCCGGCGGCGGCCAGCAGCCCCAAGGTGGCCTCGGAATCCACCAGGTTCTTGGCGCATCCGAGTGAGTCCAGGTAGACGCGCAGGCCGGCCAGGGTGGGTGCCGGCGCGCCGGGCGCGGCCTCGGGCAGAACGGGGATCATGTCACCACGGGGGCAGGCAAAAAGGTCACTCGACGTTCTGTGGCAGGTCTTCGGGTCGCTCTAGGATCTCGCGTGCCTTGGCGCCCAGGGCCGGACCCACGACGCCGGCTTCCTCGAGCATGTCCATGATCCTGGCAGCCCGAGAATACCCCACCTTCAAGCGGCGCTGCAAATAGGAAACCGAAGCGACGCCGCTGCTGACGACGAGCTCGCGGGCCGCCTCGAAGAGATCGTCGTCCCCCGAGGCCTCGCCGGCCGCGCCACCCCGGGCATCGTCGAGATCCAGCTGCCCTCCAGGTTGGCCGAAGGCGCGCCAGTGCGCCGCGACGCGCTCGCACTCCTCGACGCTGACGAAGGCGCCGTGCAAGCGGATCGGTGTCGGCCGCCCGCCGGGCAGGAAGAGCATGTCGCCGCGCCCGAGCAGACTCTCGGCGCCGTTGCCGTCCAGGATGGTGCGTGAATCGACCCGCGACGAGACCTGGAAGGCGATGCGGCAGGGGAAGTTCGCCTTGATGACCCCGGTGATCACGTCCACCGAGGGACGCTGGGTCGCCACCACGAGATGGATGCCCACCGCCCGAGCCATCTGGGCGAGACGGGCGATGGGGGTTTCGATCTCGCCACCCACCTGGATCATCAGGTCCGCCAGCTCGTCCACCACCACCACGACATAGGGCAGCAGGTCGTGCTCGCCCCCTGCCTCGCCCTGCAGTTCTCCGGCGCGCACTTTCTTGTTGTAGCCGACGATGTTGCGCACGCCGGCACGGGCCAGCTCGCGGTAGCGCCGCTCCATCTCCGCCGTCATCCAGTGCAAGGCCTTGTAGGCTTCCTTCGGGTCGGTCACCACGGGGTGCAAGAGGTGCGGGATGTCCCGGTAAGCGTTGAGCTCCAGCATCTTGGGATCCACCAGGAGGAGCTTCACCTCGTTGGGGTCGTGACGCAGCAGCAGGCTGCAGAGGATGACGTTGATGCAAACGCTTTTCCCCGAACCGGTGGCGCCGGCGACGAGGAGATGCGGCATGGCGGCGAGATCAGCGAAGAAAGGAGCGCCGCTCACGGTCTTGCCGAGCGCCAGCCCCAGGGCGCCGACATGCAGATCGTCGGACCAGGATTGCATGATCTCCCGCAGCGCCACGACATGGCTCTTGCCGTTGGGGATCTCGATGCCGATGGCCGCCTTCCCGGGGATGGGTGCGACCATGCGGATCGATTGGGCCCGCAGCGCCATGGCGAGATCGTCGACGCGGCTCGTCACCTGACTGACCTTGATGCCCGCCGCGGGCTCGAACTCGTAGGTCGTGATCACCGGGCCCGGCTGCACCTCCGACACCCGCCCGCCGATGCCGAAGTCGGCGAGCTTCTCCTCCAGGGTGCGGGACAGCCGCAGGTACTCGTCGTCGCTGGCGCCGAGCGGCGCCGCCGCCGCTTCGTTCAGGATCTCGAGCTGCGGGCAAACGTAGCGGGTTGCGGCCCGGGCGCGCGGTCGCGGTTCGTCGCGCTCGCTGGCCGGCTGGCTGCCGGGTACGGCGGCGACGCGCGGCGCCGGTGGCGTGCAGAGATCACGAATGCGCGGTGGCAACTCCACCGGCGGACGCGGCCGCGTCTCGGCGGCGGGCCGCGGCGGCGGGCGCAGCTCGGCGGCGGGTACGGTCAGGAGCGCCGGCGCGGCCGTGCTCCCGTCCGGCAACAGCCAGGCGTGGAGTGGCGCGCCGAGACGGGCGCCGAGGTCCAGCGCGGCGCGGCCGCTGCGGGCGCAAAGAGCATGCAGGAAACCGGCCCGTCCGTGCAGGAGACGGAGCACCGGGGTGCCGTAGCGCAGCAGCAGCAACGCCAGCAGCGCTGCGACCAAAAGGATGGTGCCGGCCCGACCCACCAGCGCCGCGATCACCTGGATCTCCAGCCGGCCGACGCTGCCCCCTGCCCCATCGCTCGCCGCGAGCTCGAGGGTGGCGGTGCCGAGCGCCGCGAGAGCCAGCAAGCGCAGCTGCAGGCGGAGGTGCCGCTGCTTCTTCCAGCTCCACAGGATCGAAAGGGCCACGACGCCGAGAGCGGCGACGAGAAGGACAGAGAAGACGCGACCGAGCAGGCTCACCGCAGCGTGGGCCAGGAGCAAGCCGAGGGGACCGCAGGGATGGGCGGTGGTGGAGAGCGTGTGCCAGCTCACCGGGGCCGGCCACAAGGACGGCGTGTAGGTGAGCCACGAGAACGCGAAGAACAGGAAGAGCGCACCGAGGGCGCCGCCGCGCAACAGCCTCTCCCGCATCGCACCCCCCACGGCGCCGCGCCGCCGCATGCCGCAGCGGGCAGGCGGACTGTGGCAGATGCGGCAGTGGGCTCGCAAGCGGAACGAAGAAACGTCCCGTATGGAGGCGCGGCGTGCCCACGGGGGCCCCGGTCAGGAAATCCAGACCTCCGGGCGTGCGCTCACACCGGCCCGGCGGCGCCGGCAGCGAGGAAGGTTTCCACCGAGCGCGTCGTCGCCTGGCCCTTCTGGAAGATGTCGGAACTCACGAGCTCGAGACTGAACTCGGTGGTGGTGGAGACACCGAGGATGAGGCATTCGGCCAGGGCGCGCTGTAGGCGAGCGATGGCCTCGACGCGATCGCGGCCGTGCACCACCAGCTTGGCGAGCAGGGAGTCGTACCAGGGCCCGATGGTGTAGCCCTGATAGATGTGCGAGTCCACCCGCACTCCGATCCCTCCCGGCATGTGCAGGAATTCGATGGTTCCCGGAGAAGGACGGAAATCGCGCCGTGGGTCCTCGGCGTTGATGCGCACCTCGATGGCGTGACCGGTGAAGTGCACGTCCCCTTGCTTCAAGCGCAGCGGCTCGCCGGCGGCGCTGGCGATCTGCTCCTTGACGATGTCGATGCCCGTGACGAGCTCGGTCACCGGGTGCTCCACCTGGATGCGCGTGTTCATCTCCATGAAGAAGAAGCTGCCATCGGCGTCCAGGAGGAACTCCATGGTGCCGGCGGAGTCGTAGCCGACGCGCCGGGCGCCGCGCACCGCCGCCTCGCCGAGCTTGCGCCGCAGTTTCTCGTCCACCGCCGGCGAGGGGGATTCCTCGATGAGCTTCTGGTGCCGGCGCTGCAAGGAACAGTCCCGCTCGCCCAGATGCACCACGTTGCCATGCTTGTCGCCGAGCAGCTGGATTTCCACGTGCCGCGGTTGGCTCAAGTACTTCTCGATGTAGACATCCGGGTTGCCGAAGGCTTTCTCCGCCTCCGCCCGCGCCGTCGGCAGCGCCGCCCGCAGCTCCCCCCCGTCGTGGGCGACGCGCATGCCCCGGCCGCCGCCGCCCGCCACCGCCTTGACGATGACCGGGTACCCCGCTTGGGCAGCGAAAGCCAGGGCGGTTTCCTCGTCCGCCACCACCCCCGGCGTGCCGGGGACGATGGGGACGTGCGCTGCGTGCATGAGACGTCGCGCCGCGGCCTTGTCCCCCATCTGTCGGATGACCTCGGGCTGGGGCCCGATCCAGGTGAGGCCGCTGGATTGCACCACGGCGGCGAACTGATCGTTTTCCGCCAGGAACCCGTAGCCCGGATGGACGGCGTCGGCGCCGGTGATCTCCGCGGCGGCAAGAATGCTGGGGATCTTCAAGTAGCTCTCGGCGCTCGGGCTCGGACCGATGCAGACGCTCTCGTCGGCGAACTTGACGTGCAGCGAGTCCGCATCCGCCTCGGAGTGCACCGCCACGGTGTCGATACCGAGTTCCTTGCAAGCGCGGATGATGCGGAGGGCGATCTCGCCTCGGTTCGCGATGAGGATCTTCCTGAACACGGCGGGCAGTGTAGCACGGCCTCTGGAGCTGCCGAACGCGCTCCCGGGTTCAGAGACGGGGACCGCGTTCGGCGAGAGCGGTGGCGGTCGATTCGAAGCGGTTCCAGGTCTGGTCGCTGGAGGACTGCACGCCGCCCATGCGCAAGGCCAACTCGTGGGGGTTGGAGCTGGCCTCGAGACCTTCCTCGCGGCTGATCCGCCCTTCCATGACCAGCGCCATCAGGGCCTGGTCGAAAGTCTGCATGCCGTACTGCACCACACCTTCCTGCACCGCCTGGCGGATGAGCGGCGTCTTCTCCGGATCGAGGATGTAATCGCGGATGGTGGCGGTGGTCACCATCACTTCCACGGCGGGAACGCGGCCCAGGCCGTCGGTGCGGCGCACCAAGCGCTGCGAGATCACCGCCTGTAGGGTCGAGGCGAGCAAGTAGCGGATCTCCTGGTGCTGGTGCGGCTCGAAGAAGGAGATGATGCGGTTGATGGTTTGCGTGGAATCGATGGTGTGCAGCGTCGACAGCACCAGGTGCCCGGTGTCGGCGGCGGTGAGGGCGATCTCCATGGTTTCGCGATCGCGAATCTCGCCGATCATGATGACGTCCGGATCCTGGCGCAAGATGTGACGCAGGGCCACGTGGAAGCTCGCGGTGTCCGAGCCGACCTCGCGCTGCTGGATGAGCCCGCTCGAGTCACGGTGCAGGAACTCGATGGGATCCTCGATGCTGATGATGTTGAGCGGCAGCGCCTGGTTGATGCGCCCGATCATGGCCGCCAAGGTCGTGGACTTGCCGCTCCCGGTGGTCCCGGTCACCAGGATCAAGCCGCGTTTGCGCATCGCCAGGTCTCCCAGCAGCGACGGCAGGTTGAGGTCCTCGAGGCGGGGTACGGTGGTGGACACGTGTCGGTAGACCATGGAGATGGAGCCGCGCTGGACGAAGAAGTTGGCGCGGAAACGCGCCAAGCCGGAGACGCCGAAGGCGAAGTCCACTTCCCGGGTGCTCTCGAAGAGCTCCTTTTGCGCCGGCGTCAGGACCTGATGCGCCACCTCTTCGAGCTCCGCCGGTTTGGGCGCCGGAAAGTCGAGGGGCGTCAGGACTCCGTGCACCCGCGCCACCGGCGCCACCCCCGACTTCAGGTGCAGGTCCGAGGCACCCAGGGAGATCATGCGTTCCAGAACGGTGCGGATGTTCAAGGTCCACCTCCGGCGGCGAGCCGACGAGCTCGCCGTGCCGGCGGTGCAAGAAGAGCACCAGGGCGGACAGGCTGGAGAGTCAGGCGGATTTTTCCACCAAGAAGAGGGTCTGACCGAACTCCACCGGCTGGCCGTTGTCCACCAGGATCTTGCGGACGCTGCCTGCCACCTCGGAGGCGATCTCGTTCATGATCTTCATCGCCTCGATGATGCAGAGCGTCTGCCCCGGTTGCACCTGGCTGCCGACGTCGACGAAGGCCGGTGCATCCGGAGAGGCAGCGCGGTAGAAGGTCCCCACCATGGGCGACACGACCTTGATCAGGTTCGCGTCCTCCAGCACCGACGGCGCTTGCACCGCCGCGGGCTCCGCCGGCAGCGGCGCTGGCGCGGGCGCCGGGATGCCGGGAGCGGCGACCACGGGCATGGCCGGGGCGGGGTGGATCGTCTTGGTGATGCGGATCTTGTGGCCCCAACCCTCGGTGATCTCCAGCTCGACGATGTCGCTCTTCTCCACCAGGCGGATCAGGTACTCGATGCGACCATCGCGCATGGAAGCCTCCGGCGCCGGCGCTCTTCAGGGCGCGGCAACGCATGGCCTTGTAACACACCCGCTAGGGCCCGGCAAGCGCAGGGTCAGGAGCGGCGCCGCAAGCCGGCGCGCTGCGCCAGCGCCTCCAGAGCCGCTTCGTAACCGAAAGCACCGAGGCCGCGGATGCTGCCGACGCACACTGGCGCCAGCAACGAGCGGCGCCGGAAGTGTTCCCGGGCGTCGATGTTCGTGAGATGCACCTCGATGGCGGGCAGGCCGACCGCGGCCACGGCGTCCCGCAGGCAGACGCTGGTGTGCGTCAAGCCGCCGGGATTGAGGATGAGCCCGTGCGCTCGCGGGGCTTCCGTATGCAGCCAGTCGAGGAGCGCGCCTTCGCTGTT is a window from the Candidatus Krumholzibacteriia bacterium genome containing:
- the nadD gene encoding nicotinate (nicotinamide) nucleotide adenylyltransferase — its product is MRVALFGGSFDPVHQGHLLVAEFLRQRERLDRVVFIPAWRSPLKPRSRGSPAARLAMLRLAVRGNPAFRLSTMELRRGGPSFTIDTVRLWRRRQRQRQRPFLLLGGDALLELHTWRDWRDLLQEARLLVFARPGAAAARRRARSLGLPYHEVALCSTSSSALRSSLRRQRSIRYQVPEPVRRYIEKHRLYGWRGEERP
- the bamD gene encoding outer membrane protein assembly factor BamD; this encodes MRLRLLLALACGAALCLPSACGLPPIPVGKTSERYEFEVGRVALEAKQYLEAQTHLKRFLDAHPGHALADSAQFLLGQAQFKSRSYAEAAVEYSILVREFPRSELRDDAAYQECFCYFSQMRKPQLDATFALRARDCLNDFLIRYPESPQGKEASERLADIANQLAEKEYELGKTWTNMKRYEAGLIWFDEVLTQYPTSRWVPDALLWKARCQEKLGQAAEAEATYQRLLADFPTHRAAEQARRTRPRPTADTAPPTPR
- a CDS encoding tetratricopeptide repeat protein, whose protein sequence is MDPQQALAQGRHLIGLGRFADAVRLLQQAAYHRPEWPDVQHQLALALSLAGEPLRAESHLQRALELHPDYAEAHLNLAILLFERGAYQVAREHLRAFDRLVHKSGGHLPEAALDDLAQRHAALAERYKSYGLLDEAEEEMRRALRLCPGYGDWRLRLARLLFERGQFAAAGEQLELVLRARPELDEARLLQGRLASAQGDTEAARAAWKLVRDGSAAAQARALLDALEESRPAARWVAGGDDDLSWGAR
- the rimO gene encoding 30S ribosomal protein S12 methylthiotransferase RimO, which gives rise to MIPVLPEAAPGAPAPTLAGLRVYLDSLGCAKNLVDSEATLGLLAAAGAAPVEDPAAAEILLVNTCGFLEAAREESIQRILELAAQKSYGRARVLGVLGCLVSRAPAELAAALPEVDVWLPAGAQGTLCASLEAVLARQPAPQLRAAADRSGSRRAPSGAFAGFGSRVLLTPAHTAYLKISEGCSNKCSFCSIPLMRGTQRSRSLEALVAEAEGLAARGVRELHLVAQDLTHYGFDLPGRPDLLDLVTALHGIDGIEWLRLLYAHPSHLTPRLSQGLFQLPKMTRYLDMPVQHASTRLLRAMHRPYTATSLRRQFLELRQRIPGLTLRTSVIVGFPGEGESDFLALVRFLEEIQFDRLGIFTYSREPGTPAYGLAGRPRASTVSERLQALTELQMHLAAQRARARVGTRARVLVDARLEKNAEETSPFARGAVAIGRSEGEALDIDGLVFLEGGPDLQPGRFVDVEILDADVHDLRGRVLPHSAVSV
- a CDS encoding DNA translocase FtsK — protein: MRERLLRGGALGALFLFFAFSWLTYTPSLWPAPVSWHTLSTTAHPCGPLGLLLAHAAVSLLGRVFSVLLVAALGVVALSILWSWKKQRHLRLQLRLLALAALGTATLELAASDGAGGSVGRLEIQVIAALVGRAGTILLVAALLALLLLRYGTPVLRLLHGRAGFLHALCARSGRAALDLGARLGAPLHAWLLPDGSTAAPALLTVPAAELRPPPRPAAETRPRPPVELPPRIRDLCTPPAPRVAAVPGSQPASERDEPRPRARAATRYVCPQLEILNEAAAAPLGASDDEYLRLSRTLEEKLADFGIGGRVSEVQPGPVITTYEFEPAAGIKVSQVTSRVDDLAMALRAQSIRMVAPIPGKAAIGIEIPNGKSHVVALREIMQSWSDDLHVGALGLALGKTVSGAPFFADLAAMPHLLVAGATGSGKSVCINVILCSLLLRHDPNEVKLLLVDPKMLELNAYRDIPHLLHPVVTDPKEAYKALHWMTAEMERRYRELARAGVRNIVGYNKKVRAGELQGEAGGEHDLLPYVVVVVDELADLMIQVGGEIETPIARLAQMARAVGIHLVVATQRPSVDVITGVIKANFPCRIAFQVSSRVDSRTILDGNGAESLLGRGDMLFLPGGRPTPIRLHGAFVSVEECERVAAHWRAFGQPGGQLDLDDARGGAAGEASGDDDLFEAARELVVSSGVASVSYLQRRLKVGYSRAARIMDMLEEAGVVGPALGAKAREILERPEDLPQNVE
- the accC gene encoding acetyl-CoA carboxylase biotin carboxylase subunit, producing MFRKILIANRGEIALRIIRACKELGIDTVAVHSEADADSLHVKFADESVCIGPSPSAESYLKIPSILAAAEITGADAVHPGYGFLAENDQFAAVVQSSGLTWIGPQPEVIRQMGDKAAARRLMHAAHVPIVPGTPGVVADEETALAFAAQAGYPVIVKAVAGGGGRGMRVAHDGGELRAALPTARAEAEKAFGNPDVYIEKYLSQPRHVEIQLLGDKHGNVVHLGERDCSLQRRHQKLIEESPSPAVDEKLRRKLGEAAVRGARRVGYDSAGTMEFLLDADGSFFFMEMNTRIQVEHPVTELVTGIDIVKEQIASAAGEPLRLKQGDVHFTGHAIEVRINAEDPRRDFRPSPGTIEFLHMPGGIGVRVDSHIYQGYTIGPWYDSLLAKLVVHGRDRVEAIARLQRALAECLILGVSTTTEFSLELVSSDIFQKGQATTRSVETFLAAGAAGPV
- a CDS encoding type IV pilus twitching motility protein PilT, translating into MNIRTVLERMISLGASDLHLKSGVAPVARVHGVLTPLDFPAPKPAELEEVAHQVLTPAQKELFESTREVDFAFGVSGLARFRANFFVQRGSISMVYRHVSTTVPRLEDLNLPSLLGDLAMRKRGLILVTGTTGSGKSTTLAAMIGRINQALPLNIISIEDPIEFLHRDSSGLIQQREVGSDTASFHVALRHILRQDPDVIMIGEIRDRETMEIALTAADTGHLVLSTLHTIDSTQTINRIISFFEPHQHQEIRYLLASTLQAVISQRLVRRTDGLGRVPAVEVMVTTATIRDYILDPEKTPLIRQAVQEGVVQYGMQTFDQALMALVMEGRISREEGLEASSNPHELALRMGGVQSSSDQTWNRFESTATALAERGPRL
- the accB gene encoding acetyl-CoA carboxylase biotin carboxyl carrier protein, producing MRDGRIEYLIRLVEKSDIVELEITEGWGHKIRITKTIHPAPAMPVVAAPGIPAPAPAPLPAEPAAVQAPSVLEDANLIKVVSPMVGTFYRAASPDAPAFVDVGSQVQPGQTLCIIEAMKIMNEIASEVAGSVRKILVDNGQPVEFGQTLFLVEKSA
- the aroQ gene encoding type II 3-dehydroquinate dehydratase; the protein is MRVHRFLLLQGPNLNLLGQREPELYGSLTLAALEARLGERARQWEDLELRSFQSNSEGALLDWLHTEAPRAHGLILNPGGLTHTSVCLRDAVAAVGLPAIEVHLTNIDAREHFRRRSLLAPVCVGSIRGLGAFGYEAALEALAQRAGLRRRS